A region from the Vicia villosa cultivar HV-30 ecotype Madison, WI linkage group LG3, Vvil1.0, whole genome shotgun sequence genome encodes:
- the LOC131662180 gene encoding pentatricopeptide repeat-containing protein At4g25270, chloroplastic, with the protein MASSWLSSTPFTVVTTTTTTLRNHFTPNNAPAITSSLKKYNSTDILSLLYPSISAKKNTDNKKLKKLTKWETQKRKSNTFSYPQTKPTPLIIHQQPYPQTKFQALEQVLNDLEDSIEKGIQIGPEIYASLLETCYRFQAIHHGIRLHRLIPLTLLHGNVGISSKLVRLYASFGYMDEAHDLFDQMTDKDMYAFPWNSLISGYAQLGLYDDAIALYFQMVEEGVEPDLFTFPQVLKVCGGIGLVRVGEEVHRHVVRSGFGDDGFVLNALVDMYSKCGDIVKARKVFNKIPFRDSVSWNSMLTAYVRHGLEVEAINIFRQLLLDGEKPDYFSISAILTGVSSLNVGVQIHGWVIRQGVEWSLSVANSLIVVYSNHGRLDKARSIFNQMPEKDIVSWNSIISAHCKHPEAIAYFAKMEEAGENPDKITFVSLISACAHLGLVNDGERLFALMCEKYKIKPIMEHYGCMVNLYGRAGLIEKAYSIIVDGMGSEAAGPTLWGALLYACFLHRNVTIGEISANKLFELEPDNEHNFVLLMKIYENTGKLEDMERIRKMLADRGLDH; encoded by the coding sequence ATGGCGTCGTCGTGGTTATCCTCTACTCCCTTCACCGTcgtcaccaccaccaccactacCCTCCGCAACCATTTCACCCCTAACAATGCCCCTGCTATAACTAGTAGTCTTAAAAAGTACAATTCAACTGATATATTATCACTTCTCTACCCATCCATTTCAGCCAAAAAGAACACCGATAACAAGAAACTCAAGAAATTAACAAAATGGGAAAcccaaaaaagaaaaagcaacACTTTCTCTTACCCACAAACCAAACCAACTCCACTTATAATCCACCAACAACCCTATCCTCAAACCAAATTTCAAGCACTTGAACAAGTCCTCAATGACCTTGAAGATTCAATTGAGAAAGGCATCCAAATTGGCCCTGAAATTTATGCTTCTTTGCTAGAAACTTGTTACCGTTTTCAAGCTATTCATCACGGTATTCGACTTCACCGCCTTATCCCACTAACCCTTTTGCATGGAAACGTTGGTATATCATCTAAGCTTGttaggttgtatgcttcatttgGGTATATGGATGAGGCACATGACCTGTTTGACCAAATGACTGATAAAGATATGTATGCATTTCCATGGAATTCACTTATATCTGGATATGCTCAATTGGGTCTTTATGATGATGCTATTGCACTTTATTTTCAAATGGTGGAAGAGGGTGTTGAGCCGGACTTGTTTACCTTTCCTCAGGTTCTTAAAGTTTGTGGTGGAATTGGGTTGGTTCGAGTTGGGGAAGAGGTGCATCGTCATGTAGTGCGATCTGGGTTTGGCGATGATGGGTTTGTTCTTAATGCACTTGTTGATATGTATTCTAAGTGTGGTGACATTGTGAAGGCAAGGAAGGTCTTTAACAAGATACCTTTTAGAGACTCGGTTTCATGGAACTCAATGCTTACAGCTTATGTTCGTCATGGTCTTGAGGTTGAGGCCATCAACATTTTTCGCCAACTGCTTTTGGATGGGGAAAAACCTGACTATTTTTCTATATCTGCAATTCTTACTGGCGTCTCATCACTGAATGTTGGGGTCCAAATTCATGGATGGGTAATCCGACAAGGTGTTGAATGGAGTTTGTCCGTTGCTAATTCATTGATTGTTGTGTATTCCAACCATGGAAGGTTGGATAAGGCGCGTTCAATATTCAATCAAATGCCAGAAAAGGATATTGTTTCGTGGAACTCCATAATATCGGCTCATTGTAAACACCCGGAAGCCATTGCTTATTTTGCAAAAATGGAGGAAGCCGGTGAAAATCCTGATAAAATAACATTTGTTTCATTGATATCAGCTTGCGCCCATTTAGGTTTGGTGAATGATGGAGAGAGATTGTTTGCTTTGATGTGtgaaaagtataaaataaaaccaattaTGGAGCATTATGGTTGTATGGTTAACCTATATGGTAGAGCAGGGCTAATCGAAAAGGCTTATAGTATCATAGTTGACGGGATGGGCTCTGAGGCTGCTGGTCCAACTCTGTGGGGAGCTTTATTATACGCATGTTTTTTGCATCGAAATGTAACTATAGGAGAGATTTCTGCAAACAAGCTTTTTGAATTAGAGCCAGACAATGAACATAATTTTGTACTTCTTATGAAGATCTATGAAAATACAGGCAAACTAGAGGATATGGAGAGAATTAGAAAGATGTTGGCTGATAGAGGGTTGGATCACTAG